CCGGTGGGGACAACCACGGAGGATGAGCCTAACGTGAGCAAGCAGTATCACTGTTGCGTTTTAGCTCATGACTTGGTAGTGTACGTGTGAATTTAGTGTATATGTTATGAATATAGttaaatgtgtatgtttatttaaTAACGTTTAGTTAGTTTTGATCCATAGGCTTGTGTGTAAGGTCAGGGGGCTGTAACCTTGGCGTGCATGCCTGTCACATCAGTGCTCCTGTAGAAGAAGAGGTGGACGCTAACCCTGACCAGAAGAAAACATGTCAGGTGTCTGTCGTAGTTTGAGCTCCCTATCAACCAAGGTAAGAACATCAATCTgtaatgtttcatgtttcaaaCTTGGACCGGCCAGTACTACAACTACTGACAgaattaaataatatatatattaatatatatatatatttaaatcgGTACCTCAGTATTGATACTGTGCAGGCATTTTGAATGCCATCCAGAATCATACTGATGAAAACGCAGTCATGCTTGCTGATTATTAATGTTGCCGCAAGTGAACTCAGAGATATAAAAGTGATACCCACCACAGTATTATTGTGGCCAAGTCTGATGGTTGACGAATTGTGTTTAATACGGCTATATTACCACGTGGCCCAGTCCTACAGGACATTGTATTTGTGTTCTTCAGTATCAGACAGCATCCATCAACATCCTACGCCTTTCCTTTTAACTTTGTCTGGtcactgtttgtgtatgttCACAGATCCTGACAGAAGTGACACTTCCACCTTGCCTGTGGTTTGTGTCTACAAGGAGCAAATTTTCCAGAGCAAGAATCCCACCAGAGGTAAGGTTCACGAGAAAAGGTTTATGTcacataattaaataaatagcAGATTTGCTATGAATTTCACAGCACTTAAATACAGTGTCTTCTAAGGTGAGTTTTTCTTTATGACCTAAGTTTTTGGCCCTGTCTTGTAAAGGCACTTTGTgtcaaaatcagtttttactACCCTCCTAATTTTAGTTTCTACCATGCTCACATGGTTCATATTGGTAAATTAATTAAGTAGGATAGAATTCCTGCAGGGCTCAGGCTCTATAAACAGTGCACAGAGGACAGGAGGTGTGGAGGTGTCCTAATATAATTCTTGACCTGGGGCTCCCTAACAGATTAATCTGGTCAGCCATGGTAATAATGATGCTCCTTTGTTCTGCACTGCTGAACAAGTAAAGCATTACTGTCTGCTCTTTTGCGCCGTTGTCACTATTCTAAGCCTCTGGTTTTCTTTGCAGATTTTTGCTGAGAGATCAAAAGAGCATGAGAAATATGGGGGTGACCCAGACCAACCTCATAAACTGCATTTGGTAACTCGAGTCAAAAGTGTGACACGAAGACCGTACTGGGAGAAAGACATGGTGAAAAGCCTGGGGCTTCAAAAGGTAAGGCTTCAGTTCTGTTCATAGCAAATTTGTTTGCCTCTTCTGTAGTTCCTTCAAGTTTAAAGAAAATGATTCCAGAACGGAAGATGGaaaatgaagaaacattttAGCTTCATTTATGTGTAAAcaggtttcatgttttttgCTCTCACTTAATCTACCATCAACCTTTAGTCATgaaatttctttctttgcttctGGAAGACTTGCATTTAGCAGCCTGATAAGCATTATACATAGCTTGTGGAAGGGTAATCTCTAAAAATGGTAGCATCAATTGTATCACCTCAAACTGATCTAAAATCTGTCCATGACAGAGGGATCAAGGACATTTATCATGGTATTTTCTAGAGGCAAATTCTATTAAACTTGTAGCgttcagtctttttctgtaACATATATTCacactttcttctctctcccttgttTAGGCACATGTCACTGTAATTCACAAAAATACACCTGCAGTCAATAACCAACTGAAATATGTCAAGCACCTGGTGAGGTAAGAATAATGTCTCAAAACGGGGAAACACAGCTGTTTTGAATGAAGGTCAAAGAAAATCTGATGACTGGAGTTACACATGAAGATTGGTCTTCCTCACAACATTCAACAAATGCTTACTTAAAGTTTGGTTTGGTTATGTTTGGTTATTGAGGGGACACATAAAGAGACTGTTTGGATAATTCCCTGCCCTTCTGTCATGTCTGTCCTGGTTCATTCAGGATCCAGCCTCTGAAGACTCCCTATGGACTCCCCGCTGAACAGGACATGGCTGACACCTACATTAACAGCAAGGGAGAACTGATTGTCCGTCGCCTCCTCCAGCCGGTGGACCCCAAGGCTATTGAATCCTAGCTCCATtcaataaattaatatttgtaTGTAAATATCAATGGAAAAAACCCTGTGCTCCATGTCTACCGCTTCTTAGTCCCTCTGTGTTGAAGGTTTAATAAGTTGTAATCTGTTTTCCATGACAGCTCAGACACAGGTGACCTCTCAGATTCTTCTCAAATTAAAGaccttttgaaatgaaatagcACCTGTCCTCTGTTACCTTCTCTGCTGAGTCACATTGACAGTAGACATTTATAATAAGGCCTCTACATGACTACAGCTGTGTCACAGCACCATACTACATACAAATATTACACATCCATCTATTAGCTATATATTCTTATCCTTGAGAATAATCCCTGttgacattgggtgagaggcaaggtacaccctgaacagatggtcagtccatcacagggctgataCTGGGAGACAAATGATTGGATTCGCACTTATGGAAAGTGTGTTGTCACCAGTTAGCCCAAACTATAAGTCTAGAAAATGGGAAGGAAGCCAAAACACCTAAAGAAAACCCATGCAGGCACTGGGGGAACATGTAAACTGTATGTATAGTGTCCATCAACAGTACACTCAAAACATTAAGGTTTTTTCTAGTCTGCATACTGacctctttgtcattttttccagtGTCTTAACACAGCCCACTCAACTTTAAACAAAGGTCTGAATGTGCAGGGCCTTTAACAGCAGTGAAGCTAATTATATTTTCCCGAAGTCTTACATGACCTTTCAAAGAGTAAGTGAAGTACGTCTGAACCAACATTCAAGGGACACGTCACCAATTTAATACAAGCATTTTCAGGGGAGAAAGAGTAAGAAACAATACTGTGCTGCGTTGTGGAAATTGTAGAAAGGCAGTATTTTCATGTATGGTAACAACAGAAATCTCAGGATACTGCAACACCAAAAGTACAGGagcacagatttttaaatgcCTTTTATGCTTTTTATTAAGTCTGTATTATTTAAGTCACACTCTTGCTACAAGGAGATGTTGTGTAAAAATGCAATCTGATGCTAAAAGATGATCTTGGCACTCATGCATCGTGGTTTCTGTTCTAACATCAGACTCATAGTTACAAGGAAACACATGGAATCAACAGAACTACCTAAATGAGTACATCTGTAATTCAAGACAGAGCTTTAAGGTTTTAGCTACTGAGGGGACAAAATCAAGAGCAATACAATAGAGTTCAAAGTTAGCCaacagaggacaggaggagtgGCTCAGTGAAACTTATCCTCCTCCAATCTGATGTGTATCTCTTGAAGTGCATGTATGTCATTATGTAGTTATTCAAATAGAAAACATGGCAGACAATTCATTGAATAAGGCTAAAACAAAAATGCTTCATATTTTTATAAAGTAATTTGATTTGAAATCTGGGGAATTAAAATATGGACATTTGTAATGAATGGGTAAGtcactgagagaaaaggagaagaaaattaAAGCGGGCTGTCTGCttgacgttttttttttttttttaaatgaggtagccctgagagagaaaaccagGCGACTGTCAGTGCTTTTCAGTCATCTTCAGAATCAGAGTCGTAACCTCGTCCTCTGATGGTTTTCTTCTCCACTTTTGTGAACTTTGTGCTTGGTCTCTGCGTCACTGTCGGGGGCTCCATCAGGTTACCGCTGGAACAGGAGAGAAGGGTAGTGTCAAAATTAGGGTAGAgtaacagtgttgttgtttttgacatCACACGCTATATAAGCCATAAAAGATGAAGGAGCAATCTGTGTCTCACCTGTAGTTGATAACATCTGCACAGCCAAGTCTCCACTCAAGCATCTCTGTGGGGAACTCGTCTGTGTTTCCCAGGTCAGTGAATCCAACCACATAGTCCTTTGTCTTTCCATCCTATCAGCAAAGCCAGCGTAGGAATAACCTTGATCCGCAGCCTCTCTGTCAGAAATGGGGCCTTTTCTGCATTCAGTTTGATGAATTTGGTCTCAACATGCTTTCTTTGCCAAGATGGCCAAGTGTTTGTCAAGGATCTTACATCTATAGGTGAAGGAAAGAAGATGAAGTGACAAGTCCAGTAGCCCGATGACAACAATTGTAACTACTCACATtcaaaaacaactaaataaacATGTAGAAAAGATCTAACATTAAAGAAAACCTGATCATGTTAACTACACTACAGTAGCAAAATATAGTGAAAGCTAGTAATGTACTGCAACGATTCCTTGAAAGggactgaaaataaattatcAGTACTGTAACCTGACCTATCAATTAATCGACTGATGTTTTTAGCCTTGGATTAAAATTTTCAGTTATACAACTGTCGCTCTGGCACTTGGGATCTTTATTGATACACATGAAGACTTGCTATGGACTTACCTGAAGGTGGAATTTCTGTAGAAGTGGCAGACAACATTCTTACTATCCTTGACCTCGCTGAAAAAATCTTTCTCACTTGGGATTTCTCTGTACTCACCATGGCCTTTAGACAACCACTCCTTAAAAAGAGAGAACCAAGATTAGTTACAGAAATAGagcaaaagagcaaaaaacTTGACTCTTACATCCATTCTGTTTTGGCTGATTTGAGATGTGAACAACAGCAAACTATTTTCCCAATGAAAAATCCACCTGGAGTCTGATGTATAAACACATTCCAAAGCAGGAACATAAGTAAACACTTCCAACAATACATTATGACTCCTCATAGCAGGCTTTAACATGCATACCAGTTAAAGCAGTGGAATTGatacattaaatatgttttgcagTTGGTGCTGATGTGATATAAATATTGCAAGTGCATTTCCTACATGATCCAGATCATTTAATATGCTTTATGCACTAAAATAGTACACAATTTTACTGTATCAGACAATGAGTGTATAtcagttaaaaaacaacatccCACATACCTGCTTCTGTTTCTGGGCTTTTTTAAGTGCCTCCAATCGCCTCTCCTTCAGTCTCTCCAAATCATCTTCATCCATATCATTCAGTTTGGTCAACTGTgcatccacctgctcctccaccAGCTTGGCTGACTGCTCCAAAACCTTTGCTATGATTTCCATTTGTTGGTTGGCCATGGTTGCCTGCTCAGTGTGAAACTCTCTCTGAACCTGAGGGGATAAAGAACAGATAAAATAAGCTGAGACATTACACTAGTTAAAGCAAGCCCCGTCCTGGACTTGTGTGCCATGTCACacttgattaattgtttggtcgagcaaaagaaaatgaatcagcaactaTTGTGATAatcaatttatcatttcagccacttttcgAGCACAACAtaccaaatatttgctggttttagTTTCTTGTAATGAGAATTTGCTTATTTTCTTTGCCATATATGGAATAACTGAGTTGACATTTCATAGGCTAATCAAATAATGGATTAATTGATAAGGAAAATAATACTGCAGCCCTTTCCACATAGCTCTGCTCTTCTCCTTCACTGGACAAAGGCCGGGGCAGCAGGCAAACATTTGATCATTGACTGTTTCCATAAGAAAATGAGAGCAATTGTGCAGTGAATGCTTCAGTTTTAGCCAACCAGGCTGCCAGTTGCCTTTACACGAGCAACGCAGCAACTTAATTTGATCAGCACTTGTGTAAATAACCAAGTGTGTCTAGTAAGGGCCTATGGTAACATTACCGTCAAGTCATTGAGAAAAACGCTATGAAAGCTGTCAGCCTGGGCAGCGTCTCTGCGGTGGAGACAAAGCCATGGTAACAACCGGGCACACCTTGTTTCTGCCGGTTGTAGGCTCGGTTACACTACTCAGCTATGGCTGTTTCTTTGCTCGACAGTTCCCCTTTGATTGTTGTGTTGCTCATTTATACACGCCGGCTGACCAAGGACTGCAGCTAGATACTAAATTTTGTCATCaaggaaaaaatgaacagaTCTTATGTTAGCttgctaagctaactagctaacattagctctgCGAGTTAGCGATTCCAcggaaacagtggaaaaaatcGTAGACCAGTGTGTGACATGATAACAAACGTTAATAATATGTGGTGTTAATTGATAATAGTTATTCATAACCACGCTACCGTGATTACTTGAAGGTGTCCACCGACGCTTCGTTTCTTGCGCGAAATGCAAACGGTTCTTCTGGATGTGACGCTAGAACAGGTTTGACGTCAAACAAACTACATCCGGGCAATACGCATTCCGCCCACTGacgaagaaagaaaagaagtaatGTTACTGTCAGCGTTGTTGAATCTGTTAGGAAGGACATCATGGAAAATAATACTACCAACcttttaattaattacttaaaaGTAACACGAACTGTCAAGAGAGTGTTTCCCTGATCTACTGTTTCGCACTCCAATCCAGTAGTGGGCGGTAAAGCATCTGTAAGCTGGTTTGCCAACGGCCATTAAAAGTCAAAGAAGGAGAAAACAACCTCCTTAATATAGTCAGATGCGTAAAATAAACAGGTAGcgtctgaaaatgtaaataaatacattttcgTTTCACATTGCAACGACAAGAAGAGACCCCCGAAAACCCAACTACACCTGATGCTCTTTCTCCCCCACCGCGACCCCGACTGCATCGCAGACTGGGCCCTCTTCCTGTAATACTTCTGTTTAAATTCAGCATCATGTCACCTCCTGCAAATTCATCGAGGTCTACACCTGGGGACCGAAAAAATCTCGCAAAGACTCTTGAAGCCGAGCCATCAGACTTCAAACATGAGTGGCCCTGGATGAAACCTGTAGCAGCAGACGAGTACTACAGAGCAAGGGAAGTTAATCACCAGCTACTCGGATGCACCATGGATCGGCAGCTGTAAATAGCTGTAATTTactttgattaattatttaatagACTGTTGATACATACTAAAGTTCCTATACCTCTGTTCCAGTCCAACATGTAAATAGGGCATTATTATGCAAACAGGACAAATGGGTTGCTGGATGGGGCTAAAATTGGACATGATTCACTTAATACAGCAAATAATGGACAGTGTAATAAAGATGCATGATTagaatcagtgtttttgtgtcttgtgtAAATTACGTTAACTGATTGAGAATGGTTGGTGAGCAGAACTGACAGGTCAGGAAAAAGATGATGGTACTATTTAAGTTGAAAAAGTGACTGTATTTCAAGAAAATAATACTCAATAACgtgaataatataaaaaaatatctaaGTATATACAGCTGATTGCTGTGTACAGGCCTCACTTAAGTTTTGGACATTGTTTTGATTTACCTTAAGTCTGTTTCACACAAATGACCAAAAAAGTTGTATGTTCAGTGTCCTATACTGGGTTTCTTTTCACAAGCTTTTATAAGAGGTACATTTTCATAGTTTGTTAGGAGACATGCAACAGTATATAGCTGGTTAATACTGCCAAAAAGCCAGAGTGGGATCTCTGTGTCAAAGAACTTGTGTGCTTTTACTTGATGGATGAGGCACCCAATATGCACCCTGAGCCGTGCAATGTCCTGGGTCTCCCTGACCTCACAGGCAGACATCTGGGACCTGCCAGAGAAAAATGTCGGTCTATAGACTTTACACAGCAGCAAGTCATCGACCGGGAACCCTCTATCAACCATGATAGCCACCCCAGGTCTTAGCAGGGACAGAATTCCAGACTTTCGTGTGATCTGTTTTTCACTGATACAGCCAGCGTACAGCGGAGAAATGAAGGTGACGGCCCCATGTGGAGCAAATCCAATCAGCCCTTTGAGAGTACAGTGGGACTTCTGTACAGGGAACACTTCACTTTTGAGGAGAGTGGAGGATGGACACTGGcacctcagctctgtgctgacCAGGATGACTGTGGTGTTTGCATAGTCCTTGAACTCTGCTGGTAAATGTTCcattattttctcctctgaaaTCCAGATCTTCACTGATCCTAGGACAATGTACAGAAAGTTACTCCACATCGTGATGATCTGTCTGACTGCAGACTGTTGGATTCCATATCTTTCAGCAAGATCCTGTTGTTCTGAGCCCAGTGCCAGATAGTTAAGGAACAGGAACATCTCATCTATGGGCTGCAGGGAATGAGTCtgttcaaaacaaaataaagatatGTCATTTGATCATCAAACTATTTACTTCAATTAAATAACCTAATTTAAAATTGGTAACAAAATTCTATGTGAAAAGTATTCACCTTATTCCTTCATTATACTTCACGTTTAATTTCTAATAgaattttattaaattaatgtATTGAAAAGAGTAAGAGCCATCACGATGGAGTGACAAGAAATAATTATAGAGACCTAAAAGGCAGAACCAGTCTCCATGACAACTATTTTTATTACTACTGTTGTTTCAACAGGTTTTCTAAAGTTGATGTTTAATTCTTATAGTTTCTGTGAAGAACTTTTGGTTACATCGTTGCATGAAAAGTGCAACGTAAATGAAGTTATTACATTAACTTACATCTCATCATACATAATGTGGATCTGTACTGTATGATCCTTGAAAAtcaagaaataaatacatacatgagTACTTACTGCAGTGGTACTTGGCTCTGTGAAGGCGCCTCTCTGTGCATTGGTCACACTGACCATCAATGGCAGCGATGGCTCGATTAATGCCCAGAAGCGCATGAGGTGGTCATAGGATGCAAACCTACATACAACAACTCAGATTTGTTACCGTGTGATCTCACTTTCTCAGAGTGCTACTCATTAATGTCATTGCTTCCTTTGCATACTACCTGGTGAAAAGGCGGATGTCCCTGTCTGAGCCAGCAAAACGATGGATGCCAAACCGCTGCTTCACAGCGAGCTTCTCTACCCGCTTCCTTAGCTTGAGAACCACCTCTTTCAGAGTTGCATTTTCCTGCAGAGCTAAGTCAACGACGGCGGGATCCGGCGCCGAAGCGTAATCGTGGTCCCGCACGGCTGTATTAGCATTAGCCTTTCCACCCACTGTATCAGTCTCCATCGGGCGAACTTCCGCTCTTGTAGGTGGGACGGAGGAGTAATTGTTCCACTCAAACAGCGACGGAACCGCCCCCCTCTCTAACAGTCGCCGCCCCCCCAGAGACAGTGGCTCTCGGACGTCCTCGCTTTTAAAATGACGACTACAAACTCGGGTATGATGACCGACTGTAAAGTTCTTCCTTCGGATAGCGACAAACCACTTTTGGCGAGTTTCTTCATCAGAGGGAAATGTGTGGAAGCTAAGTACTTTGTTGTACTTACCAGACGCTTGACAGAAAGGCACACAGCAGTGTTCAGCTGTGGCGCTCTCAGTTCGCTGCAATTTAAAGCTCCTTTTGAGAGACATGGTCGCTGAGTGGAGAGAATACAAACTTGCAGTAAACACACGATGGCGGAGGTGCCTCAACTGGCTTACATTCTACCGGAACTACGTCAACAGCGcggtcttcttcttcttcgtgtTTATTGGTGGATCACAAACCAACTTTACAGGTGTATACATCCACCTACTGTGTCGGAGTGTGTATAGACGAGGAAAAAGCTCACTCTCTTGAGATCCTTCCCgttgtttatctgtttttaacctattttttcatattattttcaaACGTTATACTTAAAGGCAATCTCTATTATATACTGCATATAGAAAACAAATAACTGTAATTTATTGTTACTTTATTTTAAGACAGTTGTTTGTATTTCacagtaataaataaaagaaatgggGGAAAATGGCAACCAAACATGACAACTTAACTAACAATAAGAACAAAAAttataaacacatgaaaaaattATGGTGACCCCAAACATATAGCCAGAGTCAGATCTATCTTCAGAGACAAGATGACCAAGAAATCCTGTTACATACACCCTCTGATGTCAATACAATGAAGTCATTCtgagattacatgaagagacaagACACTGACTGTTTTAAAGTAAGTGGGTGAAATCAAAATGTTGACTGAAGTCTTTTCTgtcaactgaaattaactgaaaaCTTTACATTACTTTCAAATGCATCAACTACAGCTCTTGCACTGTATATGGCCCTGACTGTCAAGATCAATGACAGTGTCAATTAAGATGGACTACCTTAGTCTTTCAATATTAGACATTCTACACTGTTTCCAGTTTGTAATGTAccattaggaaaaaaaatccattatcCTGATTGACAGAGGCAACATATTCTGATTGGGCTTCTATTTCACAGGCTGCAACTTTAAGAATGGGCACAGACAAATTGATTCATACAGAGTTTACAGTTTATTACCAAGATTTAGAAAACTTACAAACAAGTTCACAGCTTAAGGTCGTCAGGCACAAGCCAGTTCAGAAAAGACAAGACTGGCCAATTTTAGCTCCTGGCCTTTCCCTTCTGAAAAGATATGACATGAAGAGAAGTTACATCCTGAAAAGTGAGTGGAGACTTGCACATTATGAATTACATTCATTTCAAcgggttaaaaaaaaaaagactgcttAATTTGGTTTGCATATAGGGATACTGTTTTAAACAAACTTTTTCAACCACACACATCATGTCTTGGTCTTGCATGGAGAGATCGtgagccagccagccagccagccaatCGCATCTGCTGAGCACATCTGATCTCCATCATCACCTTCCAACAGTTAACTTCACAGAAATACAGTGATGTAGCCAGAAGCCATACAAATATCTCCAGCATGTGAAGTACACGAGATGGGTTACAGAGTTAAAAATCACATCTTCTGTTCCTATGCAAACCCagcattattttaatattgagATTTATGATTCCAGTGAAAACACACTAGAATCCCAAGATAACTCAGGTA
This genomic window from Lates calcarifer isolate ASB-BC8 linkage group LG1, TLL_Latcal_v3, whole genome shotgun sequence contains:
- the LOC108900981 gene encoding uncharacterized protein LOC108900981, with translation MSLKRSFKLQRTESATAEHCCVPFCQASGKYNKVLSFHTFPSDEETRQKWFVAIRRKNFTVGHHTRVCSRHFKSEDVREPLSLGGRRLLERGAVPSLFEWNNYSSVPPTRAEVRPMETDTVGGKANANTAVRDHDYASAPDPAVVDLALQENATLKEVVLKLRKRVEKLAVKQRFGIHRFAGSDRDIRLFTRFASYDHLMRFWALIEPSLPLMVSVTNAQRGAFTEPSTTATHSLQPIDEMFLFLNYLALGSEQQDLAERYGIQQSAVRQIITMWSNFLYIVLGSVKIWISEEKIMEHLPAEFKDYANTTVILVSTELRCQCPSSTLLKSEVFPVQKSHCTLKGLIGFAPHGAVTFISPLYAGCISEKQITRKSGILSLLRPGVAIMVDRGFPVDDLLLCKVYRPTFFSGRSQMSACEVRETQDIARLRVHIGCLIHQVKAHKFFDTEIPLWLFGSINQLYTVACLLTNYENVPLIKACEKKPSIGH
- the mrpl30 gene encoding 39S ribosomal protein L30, mitochondrial; translation: MSGVCRSLSSLSTKILTEVTLPPCLWFVSTRSKFSRARIPPEIFAERSKEHEKYGGDPDQPHKLHLVTRVKSVTRRPYWEKDMVKSLGLQKAHVTVIHKNTPAVNNQLKYVKHLVRIQPLKTPYGLPAEQDMADTYINSKGELIVRRLLQPVDPKAIES
- the txndc9 gene encoding LOW QUALITY PROTEIN: thioredoxin domain-containing protein 9 (The sequence of the model RefSeq protein was modified relative to this genomic sequence to represent the inferred CDS: deleted 2 bases in 2 codons), with product MANQQMEIIAKVLEQSAKLVEEQVDAQLTKLNDMDEDDLERLKERRLEALKKAQKQKQEWLSKGHGEYREIPSEKDFFSEVKDSKNVVCHFYRNSTFRCKILDKHLAILAKKHVETKFIKLNAEKAPFLTERLRIKVIPTLALLIDGKTKDYVVGFTDLGNTDEFPTEMLEWRLGCADVINYSGNLMEPPTVTQRPSTKFTKVEKKTIRGRGYDSDSEDD